A stretch of the Cryptosporangium minutisporangium genome encodes the following:
- a CDS encoding recombinase family protein: MRFAFAGRVSTEDQQDPEASRLWQRSRSEALIAPVGGEIVAEFFDVGMSRSLPWSRRPRAAGLLAALRDAGRGFEAVVIGEPQRAFYGNQFGLTFPLFVHYGVELWVPEVGGAIDPGSDAHDLVMQIYGGMSKGERSRIKIRVRSTMAAQAATEGRFLGGRPPYGYRLADAGPHPNPAKAADGKRLHVLELDPVAAPIVVRIFAEYLDGRGFFAIAQGLTRDGIPCPSAHDRKRNSHRTGVAWSKSAVRAILLNPRYTGREVWNKQRKDEVLIDVEDVALGHETKMRWNDRDTWIWSAKPTHPAIVTPEDFEGVQALTAAGARRPNVRKTRTMQRHYLFSGRVRCGLCGRLMQGNFNNGRNHYRCRYPADYAAANHVEHPKAVYLREDVLAGPVDEWLTQAFAPAKLTETLTAMSEAEDSTDDTALAAAKETIQSCGQRLQRYRAALEAGTDPALIQQWTAEVQAERVQAEAKIRELTGRQRMTTEEINALVNALGGIRRVLIDADPIDRAQVYRSLNLDLTYHPGRRTVTAEARPEGHVLMGCVRGGT, encoded by the coding sequence GTGAGGTTCGCATTCGCCGGCCGCGTCTCGACCGAGGACCAGCAGGACCCGGAGGCATCGCGACTGTGGCAGCGCTCGCGCTCCGAGGCGCTCATCGCGCCGGTCGGTGGCGAAATCGTGGCCGAGTTCTTCGACGTCGGGATGTCCCGATCGCTTCCTTGGTCTCGGCGCCCGCGCGCCGCCGGGCTCCTGGCGGCGCTTCGCGACGCCGGCCGCGGCTTCGAGGCCGTCGTCATCGGCGAGCCGCAGCGTGCGTTCTACGGCAACCAGTTCGGGCTGACGTTCCCGCTCTTCGTCCACTACGGCGTCGAGCTGTGGGTGCCCGAGGTTGGTGGCGCGATCGACCCGGGCTCGGATGCTCACGATCTCGTGATGCAGATTTACGGCGGCATGAGCAAGGGCGAGCGCAGCCGGATCAAGATTCGCGTTCGCTCGACGATGGCCGCGCAGGCCGCGACTGAGGGACGGTTCCTCGGCGGACGACCGCCGTACGGCTACCGGCTCGCAGACGCCGGGCCGCACCCCAACCCCGCGAAGGCTGCCGACGGTAAGCGGCTACACGTGCTCGAACTCGACCCGGTCGCTGCGCCGATCGTCGTACGGATCTTCGCGGAGTACCTCGACGGCCGAGGGTTCTTCGCCATCGCCCAGGGCCTCACGCGCGACGGCATTCCGTGCCCGTCGGCGCACGACCGGAAGCGCAACAGCCACCGAACCGGCGTCGCCTGGAGCAAGTCCGCCGTCCGCGCCATCCTGCTCAACCCGCGATACACGGGCCGCGAGGTTTGGAACAAACAGCGCAAGGACGAGGTCCTGATCGACGTCGAAGATGTCGCGCTCGGCCACGAGACCAAGATGCGCTGGAACGACCGGGACACCTGGATCTGGTCAGCCAAGCCCACGCACCCCGCGATCGTCACGCCCGAAGACTTTGAGGGTGTCCAGGCGCTCACAGCCGCTGGGGCTCGCCGACCCAATGTGCGCAAGACCCGCACCATGCAGCGCCACTACCTGTTCTCCGGCCGAGTCCGCTGCGGGCTGTGCGGCCGACTCATGCAGGGCAACTTCAACAACGGTCGGAACCACTACCGGTGCCGTTACCCGGCCGACTACGCCGCCGCTAACCACGTCGAGCACCCGAAGGCGGTCTACCTCCGGGAAGACGTACTCGCCGGCCCGGTCGACGAGTGGCTCACCCAGGCGTTCGCGCCGGCCAAGCTGACCGAGACGCTCACCGCTATGAGCGAGGCAGAAGACAGCACGGACGACACTGCACTCGCTGCCGCGAAGGAAACCATCCAGTCCTGCGGACAGCGACTCCAGCGCTATCGGGCCGCGCTGGAAGCTGGCACCGACCCGGCGCTCATCCAACAGTGGACCGCCGAAGTGCAGGCCGAACGGGTCCAGGCGGAGGCCAAGATCCGCGAACTGACCGGACGCCAGCGGATGACCACCGAAGAGATAAATGCGCTGGTTAACGCGCTAGGGGGTATTCGGCGAGTCCTGATCGACGCCGACCCGATCGACCGGGCACAGGTCTACCGGAGTCTGAATCTGGATTTGACCTACCACCCGGGCCGGCGAACCGTCACGGCCGAAGCCAGGCCCGAAGGCCATGTGCTTATGGGTTGTGTCCGAGGGGGGACTTGA
- a CDS encoding cell division protein FtsK, translated as MTRRSYRRTQRRLRPRYGTRTTPVVLVDDGYGSTDLAMLGRVLYRYRSELAPFLLGGITGLAGLFLHARHQGWWPGLTSATILGTAGVLFLARRWLPRGVERAYAAIVLSAIGAWLTLATAYGPGAGPLAKVLGLGTIVAGIPWWWHRRRRARVQVERTLEAWPEITEQVGLAGSRVMSALVDAWGWRARVALRRGQTVTDALNRLPALESGLGTRPGALRIEADPNRADHVLLRVLNRDPHAEPLPWPGSTAQTITQPADLGIYEDAGPVRVSLLRRHGLIGGVAGSGKSGVLNVVLAVLTGCRDVVLWGIDLKGGMELQPWAGCLDRLATTPREAAELLADAVRVLDARAADLTARGQRVWDPTPDRPALVIVIDEYAELDDEAAGYADSLARRGRAPAVTLLAATQRPTQDAMGNGAVRSQMDIRLCLRVRERRDVDLVLGQGMLVVGWHAHTLDAPGKFLLSAPGLDVPHRARAYLMTDAAVSKTAARHAPTRPRLDPLSAQSLRSGLNGSQGHADVIDAEVVDEHPADAAQALWSALLAAPNSGLSLPDLIAATGLSRSWVYERLREHADAGRVYQVTRGRWRAHNVQ; from the coding sequence ATGACCCGACGCTCCTACCGCCGCACCCAACGCCGGCTCCGCCCCCGGTACGGCACTCGAACTACTCCGGTCGTGCTCGTCGATGATGGGTACGGCAGCACGGACCTCGCCATGCTGGGACGAGTCCTCTACCGGTACCGCTCCGAACTCGCCCCGTTCCTCCTCGGAGGCATCACCGGCTTGGCGGGACTCTTCCTGCACGCCCGGCACCAAGGCTGGTGGCCCGGACTAACCAGCGCCACGATTCTCGGTACGGCCGGAGTCCTGTTCCTCGCCCGCCGATGGCTACCCCGCGGCGTCGAGCGCGCATACGCGGCCATCGTGCTATCCGCCATCGGAGCGTGGCTCACGCTCGCAACCGCCTACGGTCCCGGCGCCGGCCCGCTGGCGAAGGTTCTTGGACTCGGCACGATCGTCGCCGGCATTCCGTGGTGGTGGCACCGACGGCGCCGAGCCCGAGTCCAGGTCGAGAGGACCTTGGAGGCGTGGCCCGAGATCACGGAACAAGTAGGGCTGGCCGGTTCCCGGGTGATGTCCGCACTTGTCGACGCCTGGGGGTGGCGCGCCCGCGTCGCGCTCCGCCGAGGCCAGACCGTCACCGATGCTCTTAACCGTCTGCCAGCCCTGGAATCCGGACTCGGTACCCGACCCGGGGCGCTCCGGATCGAAGCCGACCCGAATCGAGCCGACCACGTTCTCTTGCGAGTGCTCAACCGTGACCCGCACGCCGAACCGCTCCCGTGGCCAGGCTCCACCGCCCAGACCATCACCCAGCCCGCGGACCTCGGTATCTACGAAGACGCCGGCCCGGTCCGCGTCTCCCTGCTCCGCCGACACGGACTGATTGGTGGCGTCGCCGGATCCGGCAAGAGCGGAGTGCTCAACGTCGTACTCGCCGTCCTCACGGGATGCCGTGACGTCGTCCTGTGGGGCATCGACCTCAAGGGCGGCATGGAACTCCAGCCGTGGGCCGGATGCCTGGACCGGCTGGCGACTACGCCACGCGAAGCCGCCGAGCTGCTCGCCGATGCCGTGCGCGTTCTCGACGCCCGCGCGGCCGACCTAACCGCCCGCGGACAACGCGTCTGGGACCCGACGCCCGATCGGCCCGCGCTGGTCATCGTGATTGACGAGTACGCCGAGTTGGACGATGAGGCAGCCGGCTACGCCGACTCGCTCGCCCGCCGAGGACGCGCGCCTGCAGTGACCCTGCTCGCCGCGACACAGCGACCGACCCAGGACGCCATGGGCAACGGCGCTGTCCGCTCGCAGATGGACATTCGCCTATGCCTCCGCGTACGGGAGCGACGCGACGTCGACCTGGTCCTCGGCCAAGGCATGCTCGTCGTCGGCTGGCACGCACACACGCTGGACGCCCCGGGCAAGTTCCTGCTCTCCGCACCGGGGCTCGACGTTCCCCACCGGGCGCGCGCCTACCTGATGACCGACGCCGCGGTGAGCAAGACCGCGGCCCGCCACGCGCCCACACGGCCACGGCTGGACCCCCTCTCGGCCCAGTCCCTCCGCAGCGGCCTCAACGGCTCCCAAGGCCACGCAGACGTCATCGACGCCGAAGTCGTAGACGAACACCCGGCCGACGCAGCCCAAGCACTCTGGAGCGCTCTGCTCGCCGCGCCGAACAGCGGGCTCTCGCTGCCCGACTTGATCGCAGCGACCGGGCTGAGCCGCTCGTGGGTCTACGAGCGGCTCCGCGAACATGCAGACGCCGGCCGCGTCTACCAAGTCACCCGCGGACGCTGGCGCGCACACAACGTCCAGTAA
- a CDS encoding TetR/AcrR family transcriptional regulator: MTTDFSGAGDPRRSIELLWRVPPLRPRRGPKPRFTVDDVAAAAIALADTEGLAALSMRRVAERLDVSAMSLYTYVPGKAELIDLMLDTVYAEVPRSDEDTADWRVRLERIARANWELYLRHPWLLQVATARPPLGPNLVAKYDDELRAVDGIGLTDLEMDLVVQMLGDYVHGAARTAVAATLVAQRTGLTDEQWWSQAGPVLEKVYEPARYPTAARVGAAAGVEYNAAVDPARAFEFGLQRLLDGVEALIRADPG, translated from the coding sequence GTGACCACCGATTTCAGTGGCGCGGGGGATCCGCGGCGCAGCATCGAACTGTTGTGGCGGGTGCCGCCGCTGCGCCCCCGTCGCGGGCCGAAGCCGCGGTTCACCGTCGACGACGTGGCCGCCGCGGCGATCGCGCTCGCCGACACCGAGGGACTCGCCGCGCTGTCGATGCGCCGGGTGGCCGAACGCCTGGACGTGAGCGCGATGTCGCTCTACACCTACGTGCCGGGCAAGGCCGAGTTGATCGACCTGATGCTCGACACGGTCTACGCGGAGGTGCCGCGGAGCGACGAGGACACGGCGGACTGGCGGGTGCGCCTGGAGCGGATCGCCCGGGCGAACTGGGAGCTCTACCTTCGTCATCCGTGGTTGCTGCAGGTCGCGACCGCTCGTCCTCCGCTCGGCCCCAACCTCGTCGCCAAGTACGACGACGAGCTGCGCGCCGTCGACGGCATCGGCCTGACCGACCTGGAGATGGACCTCGTGGTGCAGATGCTCGGCGACTACGTGCACGGTGCCGCGCGCACCGCGGTCGCCGCCACGCTCGTCGCCCAGCGCACCGGGCTCACCGACGAGCAGTGGTGGAGCCAGGCCGGGCCGGTCCTGGAGAAGGTGTACGAGCCCGCGCGGTATCCGACGGCCGCGCGCGTCGGGGCCGCGGCCGGCGTGGAGTACAACGCCGCGGTGGATCCGGCGCGGGCGTTCGAGTTCGGCCTGCAGCGGTTGCTCGACGGGGTGGAGGCGCTGATCCGCGCGGACCCCGGCTAG
- a CDS encoding MMPL family transporter, with the protein MTDEPSTGTRGTIDLDTRPPEPPARPRRWTWPVFAVIAVGVAVFLLGGAGGSYQSKLSEVQKNDNASYLPPSAESTEAGNEAEKFNPVQNIPGFVVFHREAGLTAADKAAVGSVATAVRDLPGVDKQAVTPPEFSEDGRTASVYAPLIASADGAELNGEELLENEKRVLSTAREAAPEGLAVHSAGPGGLLVAFIDAFSGLDTTLLLTAVGVIFVILLLVYRSIVLPFLPLISASLALGLSSLIIYYLAKNEVLTLTGQSQSILSVLVLGAGTDYALLLIARYREELHEYPPVDAMIAAWKASIQAIAASAATVTIALLCLSFSELNSNKSLGPVAAIGIVCTLVVMTTFLPLSLVLVPKLWFWPIPQLLAYVVPRLRRARPEGARGIFWTLDGSWVFWPRIPRRDHQSDVASHGFWSRLAALIGRRHRVAWISATVLLLICLAGLTSLKTDGLTTAEGFTTKPDAVIGQELYDENFDKGAGAPAVIVADADSADAVIAAARGTEGVARTPGAVCVQPDYAKLAAAAGSGTGPPQAGADGCLPPALQVAPIDGRTVINATLADSYDSPAAYDTIDRLRGAVHGVSGADAQVGGASAANLDVSNASVRDRNLIIPIVLAVIFLILAALFRALLAPVLLIATVVLSFAATLGVCGFVFEHVFGFAGADQSFPLFAFVFLVALGIDYNIFLMTRVREEALGFGTRQGVLRGLSVTGGVITSAGIVLAATFVVLGILPLVFLAEIGFAVAFGVLLDTIIVRSVLVPALSYDIGKRIWWPSKLASGAD; encoded by the coding sequence ATGACGGACGAACCGTCAACCGGAACGCGCGGCACCATCGACCTCGACACGCGTCCGCCCGAGCCTCCCGCTCGGCCGCGCCGCTGGACCTGGCCCGTCTTCGCGGTGATCGCCGTGGGCGTGGCGGTCTTCCTGCTCGGCGGCGCCGGCGGCTCGTACCAGAGCAAACTCAGCGAGGTCCAGAAGAACGACAACGCCTCCTACCTGCCGCCGTCGGCCGAGTCGACCGAGGCCGGCAACGAGGCCGAGAAGTTCAACCCGGTGCAGAACATCCCCGGGTTCGTCGTCTTCCACCGCGAGGCCGGTCTGACCGCGGCCGACAAGGCGGCGGTCGGTTCGGTGGCCACCGCGGTCCGCGATCTGCCGGGGGTCGACAAGCAGGCGGTGACCCCGCCGGAGTTCTCCGAGGACGGCCGCACGGCGTCGGTGTACGCGCCGTTGATCGCGTCCGCGGACGGCGCCGAGCTCAACGGCGAGGAGCTGCTGGAGAACGAAAAACGGGTCCTCAGCACCGCGCGTGAGGCCGCACCCGAGGGGCTGGCGGTGCACTCCGCCGGCCCGGGCGGCCTGCTCGTCGCGTTCATCGACGCGTTCTCCGGGCTCGACACCACGCTGCTGTTGACCGCGGTCGGCGTCATCTTCGTGATCCTGCTGCTGGTGTACCGCTCGATCGTCCTGCCGTTCCTGCCGCTGATCTCCGCCAGCCTCGCGCTCGGCCTGTCCTCGCTGATCATCTACTACCTCGCGAAGAACGAGGTGCTCACGCTGACCGGGCAGAGCCAGAGCATCCTGTCGGTGCTGGTGCTCGGTGCGGGCACCGACTACGCACTCCTGCTCATCGCCCGGTACCGCGAGGAGCTGCACGAGTACCCGCCGGTGGACGCGATGATCGCGGCCTGGAAGGCGTCGATCCAGGCGATCGCCGCCTCGGCGGCGACGGTGACGATCGCGCTGCTGTGCTTGAGCTTCTCCGAGCTGAACTCGAACAAGAGCCTCGGCCCCGTCGCCGCGATCGGCATCGTCTGCACCCTGGTAGTGATGACGACGTTCCTGCCGCTGTCGCTGGTCCTCGTCCCGAAGCTCTGGTTCTGGCCGATTCCCCAGTTGCTGGCGTACGTCGTGCCGCGGCTGCGGCGCGCCCGGCCGGAGGGCGCCCGGGGCATCTTCTGGACGCTCGACGGCTCGTGGGTGTTCTGGCCCCGCATCCCGCGGCGTGACCACCAGAGCGACGTCGCCTCGCACGGGTTCTGGAGCCGGCTGGCGGCTCTGATCGGTCGCCGGCACCGGGTGGCGTGGATCAGCGCGACCGTTCTGCTGCTCATCTGCCTGGCCGGTCTGACCTCGTTGAAGACCGACGGGCTGACCACCGCCGAAGGGTTCACCACGAAGCCGGACGCGGTGATCGGCCAGGAGCTCTACGACGAGAACTTCGACAAGGGCGCCGGGGCTCCCGCCGTGATCGTCGCCGACGCGGACTCGGCGGACGCGGTGATCGCCGCGGCCCGCGGCACCGAGGGCGTGGCGCGAACGCCCGGCGCGGTGTGCGTGCAGCCCGACTACGCGAAGCTGGCCGCGGCGGCCGGTAGTGGCACCGGGCCGCCGCAGGCGGGGGCGGACGGCTGCCTCCCGCCGGCGCTGCAGGTCGCTCCGATCGACGGGCGCACGGTCATCAACGCCACGCTCGCCGACTCCTACGACTCGCCAGCCGCGTACGACACGATCGACCGGCTGCGGGGTGCGGTCCACGGGGTCTCCGGCGCCGATGCCCAGGTCGGCGGTGCATCCGCGGCCAACCTCGACGTCTCGAACGCGTCGGTCCGCGACCGGAACCTGATCATCCCGATCGTCCTCGCGGTCATCTTCCTGATCCTGGCGGCGCTGTTCCGGGCGCTGCTCGCGCCGGTGCTGCTGATCGCCACCGTCGTGCTCTCGTTCGCCGCGACGCTGGGTGTCTGCGGGTTCGTGTTCGAGCACGTCTTCGGGTTCGCCGGCGCCGATCAGTCGTTCCCGCTGTTCGCGTTCGTGTTCCTGGTCGCGCTCGGCATCGACTACAACATCTTCCTGATGACGCGGGTCCGGGAGGAGGCACTGGGCTTCGGGACCCGCCAGGGCGTTCTGCGCGGGCTGTCGGTGACCGGTGGCGTGATCACCTCGGCAGGCATCGTGCTCGCGGCCACGTTCGTGGTGCTCGGCATCCTTCCGCTGGTGTTCCTCGCCGAGATCGGGTTCGCGGTGGCGTTCGGCGTCCTCCTCGACACGATCATCGTGCGAAGCGTGCTGGTGCCGGCGCTCAGCTACGACATCGGCAAGCGGATTTGGTGGCCTTCCAAACTCGCGTCCGGCGCCGACTGA
- a CDS encoding MarR family winged helix-turn-helix transcriptional regulator, whose protein sequence is MSETRRSPAGDALTDLVLPVFDLNSEMLAAARDISEPAGLTPAWWQVLGATLDEPLSVSDIARRVGLGLARQSVQRTADVLVEKDWAVYLPNPRHRRAKLVAPTEGGRATLLRLRAAQHAWADAVGTAVGEAELRAFRETAQRIAEASRAYRASATSGADPRGSG, encoded by the coding sequence GTGAGCGAAACGAGACGGTCACCGGCCGGCGACGCGCTGACGGACCTGGTGCTGCCGGTGTTCGACCTCAACAGCGAGATGCTGGCCGCAGCGCGCGACATCAGCGAACCGGCCGGGCTGACGCCGGCATGGTGGCAGGTGCTGGGCGCCACGCTCGACGAGCCGCTGAGCGTCTCCGACATCGCCCGGCGCGTCGGGCTGGGGCTGGCCCGGCAGAGCGTCCAGCGCACCGCCGACGTGCTGGTGGAGAAGGACTGGGCGGTCTACCTCCCCAATCCGCGTCACCGCCGGGCCAAGCTCGTCGCCCCGACCGAGGGCGGGCGGGCGACGCTGCTGCGGCTGCGCGCCGCACAGCACGCGTGGGCCGACGCGGTGGGCACGGCGGTCGGCGAAGCGGAGTTGCGGGCGTTCCGCGAGACCGCACAGCGGATCGCCGAGGCGTCGCGCGCCTACCGCGCGAGCGCCACTTCCGGGGCGGACCCCCGAGGATCCGGCTGA
- a CDS encoding ABC transporter permease — MTTAYWIAADSWTLTRRALLQWARQPAALLLGLLFPVMVLLMFGYLFGGAMAVPGGGDYREFLLPGMYTLTMVFGLETTFTAVSTDAARGVTDRFRTMPISAAAVVTGRSAADMLNAATGLTMMVLCGLAIGWRWHHGAGDALLAIGLLLLLRYALLWFGIWLALVSGRPETLIALQVLVWPLGFLSNIFTAPETMPGWLGAVAEANPLSATATATRRLFGNPGWEGQSWLSDHALLLAVAWPVLVLAVFAPLAARRYRRLT; from the coding sequence ATGACCACCGCGTACTGGATCGCCGCCGACAGCTGGACCCTCACCCGCCGCGCGCTGCTGCAGTGGGCGCGCCAGCCGGCCGCGCTGCTGCTCGGCCTGCTCTTCCCGGTCATGGTGCTGTTGATGTTCGGCTACCTCTTCGGCGGCGCGATGGCGGTGCCCGGCGGCGGGGACTACCGCGAGTTCCTGCTGCCCGGGATGTACACGCTGACGATGGTGTTCGGGCTGGAGACCACGTTCACCGCGGTGAGCACCGACGCGGCCCGCGGCGTCACCGACCGCTTCCGTACGATGCCGATCTCCGCCGCCGCGGTGGTGACCGGCCGCAGCGCCGCCGACATGCTCAACGCCGCGACCGGCCTGACCATGATGGTGCTCTGCGGGCTGGCGATCGGCTGGCGCTGGCACCACGGTGCGGGCGACGCCCTGCTCGCGATCGGGCTGCTGCTGTTGCTGCGGTACGCGCTGCTGTGGTTCGGCATCTGGCTGGCCCTGGTGTCCGGGCGTCCGGAGACCTTGATCGCACTGCAGGTCCTGGTGTGGCCGCTGGGCTTCCTCTCCAACATCTTCACCGCGCCGGAGACGATGCCCGGCTGGCTGGGCGCGGTCGCGGAGGCCAACCCGCTCTCGGCCACGGCCACCGCGACCCGCCGGCTGTTCGGCAACCCCGGCTGGGAGGGCCAGTCGTGGCTGTCCGACCACGCCCTGCTGCTGGCGGTCGCCTGGCCGGTGCTGGTCCTCGCGGTGTTCGCGCCGCTGGCCGCCCGCCGGTACCGACGGCTCACCTGA
- a CDS encoding ATP-binding cassette domain-containing protein — protein sequence MNEPAVLADGLTKRFGDALALDGFDLTVPAGTVHGLLGPNGAGKTTVVRILTTLLQADAGHARVAGHDVRRSPDRVRARIGLVGQNAAVDEQLSGRQNLEIFGRLYHLGASTARRRADELLARFDLVEAGRKPVAAYSGGMRRRLDLAASLLVDPAVLFLDEPTTGLDPRVRTEVWRMIRSLVADGTTIVLTTQYLEEADQLASALTVIDHGRAIATGTADELKGRLGADHVEVVLHTPDQLDRAAALLARIGDGEPQQDPDRLRVSVPVRDRVTALADTVRALGEHGLDAADLTVRRPTLDEVFLSLTAPDDAPPASTGPLTAAASEGRTR from the coding sequence ATGAACGAGCCAGCGGTCCTCGCCGACGGCCTCACCAAACGGTTCGGCGACGCCCTCGCCCTCGACGGCTTCGACCTGACGGTGCCGGCAGGCACGGTCCACGGCCTGCTCGGCCCCAACGGGGCAGGCAAGACCACCGTGGTGCGGATCCTCACCACGCTGCTCCAGGCGGACGCCGGGCACGCGCGGGTGGCCGGACACGATGTCCGGCGCTCCCCCGACCGGGTCCGGGCCCGGATCGGCCTGGTCGGCCAGAACGCCGCCGTCGACGAGCAGCTCAGCGGACGACAGAACCTGGAGATCTTCGGCCGCCTGTACCACCTCGGTGCGTCTACGGCACGGCGTCGGGCCGACGAGCTGCTGGCCCGGTTCGACCTGGTCGAGGCGGGACGGAAGCCGGTCGCCGCCTACTCCGGCGGCATGCGGCGCCGGCTCGACCTCGCGGCGAGCCTCCTCGTCGACCCGGCGGTGCTCTTCCTCGACGAGCCCACCACCGGCCTCGATCCGCGCGTCCGCACCGAGGTGTGGCGCATGATCCGGTCGCTCGTGGCCGACGGCACCACGATCGTGCTCACCACCCAGTACCTCGAGGAGGCCGACCAGCTCGCCTCCGCCCTCACCGTGATCGACCACGGCCGGGCCATCGCGACCGGCACTGCCGACGAGCTCAAGGGCCGGCTCGGTGCCGACCACGTCGAGGTGGTCCTCCACACGCCGGACCAGCTCGACAGGGCGGCAGCGCTGCTGGCCCGGATCGGCGACGGCGAGCCGCAGCAGGATCCCGACCGCCTCCGGGTGAGCGTCCCGGTCCGCGACCGCGTCACCGCGCTGGCCGACACGGTCCGCGCGCTGGGCGAGCACGGCCTCGACGCCGCTGACCTCACCGTGCGCCGGCCGACGCTCGACGAGGTCTTCCTGTCCCTGACGGCGCCGGACGACGCACCTCCCGCGTCGACCGGCCCCCTCACCGCAGCGGCCTCCGAAGGGCGGACCCGATGA
- a CDS encoding FAD-binding monooxygenase, whose product MALTNGGHALVLGGSIAGLLAARVLAEHYTSVTIVERDRLPSSADHRQGVPHGQHVHGMLPGGLEIIENLLPGFADQMTSAGALTGDILGNARWYLNGRPLRRAVTGLTALSASRPLIEATLRGRVRALPNVTVRDGLDITGLCTSAGGDRITGATVTDRADGKAWALSAGLVVDATGRGSRTPRWLADLGYAPPPSDRVGIDLAYTSCVFTAADEFFDGDIVIVTARFPGQRTSSVMQRLEGGRVLLTLAGVLGERPPSTLDGFAAYARTLATPDTAEMLRVAEPIGAPATFRFPTYERHRYELLDRFPAGLLVAGDAACAFNPVYGQGMAVAAMEAAALSEELHRGGEPDRVRYFAAVGRALEAPWRLAVGADLALPEVTGPSLPDSPLTGEYLGRLQLAATEDAELATALIRVMGLVDPPPMLLRPDVVERVMAAPVGTGG is encoded by the coding sequence ATGGCATTGACCAACGGGGGACATGCGCTGGTTCTCGGTGGCAGCATCGCCGGCCTACTGGCCGCCCGCGTACTCGCCGAGCATTACACCAGCGTCACGATCGTCGAGCGCGATCGCTTACCGAGCTCGGCGGACCACCGCCAGGGCGTGCCGCACGGGCAGCACGTGCACGGCATGCTGCCCGGCGGGCTGGAGATCATCGAGAACCTGCTGCCGGGCTTCGCCGACCAGATGACCTCGGCCGGCGCGTTGACCGGCGACATTCTCGGGAACGCCCGCTGGTACCTCAACGGCCGGCCGCTGCGTAGGGCGGTGACCGGACTGACCGCCCTCTCGGCCAGTCGGCCGCTGATCGAGGCGACGCTCCGGGGGCGGGTCCGGGCGTTGCCCAACGTCACGGTCCGCGATGGACTCGACATCACCGGGCTGTGCACCTCGGCCGGCGGCGACCGGATCACCGGTGCGACGGTGACCGACCGCGCCGACGGGAAGGCGTGGGCCCTGTCTGCGGGCCTGGTCGTCGACGCGACCGGCCGCGGCTCGCGGACGCCGCGCTGGCTGGCGGATCTGGGTTACGCGCCGCCGCCGTCCGATCGTGTCGGCATCGACCTCGCGTACACCTCGTGCGTGTTCACTGCGGCGGACGAGTTCTTCGACGGTGACATCGTGATCGTCACCGCTCGCTTCCCCGGGCAGCGGACGAGCTCGGTCATGCAACGGCTGGAGGGCGGTCGGGTCCTGCTGACGCTCGCCGGCGTGCTGGGTGAGCGGCCTCCGTCGACGCTCGACGGGTTCGCCGCGTACGCGCGGACGCTCGCGACGCCGGACACCGCCGAGATGCTGCGGGTGGCCGAGCCGATCGGGGCTCCGGCGACGTTCCGCTTCCCGACGTACGAGCGGCACCGGTACGAGCTCCTGGACCGCTTCCCGGCTGGTCTGCTCGTCGCGGGTGATGCGGCCTGCGCGTTCAACCCGGTCTACGGGCAGGGCATGGCGGTGGCGGCGATGGAAGCCGCGGCGTTGAGCGAGGAGCTGCACCGCGGCGGCGAGCCGGACCGGGTCCGCTACTTCGCGGCGGTCGGCCGGGCGCTGGAGGCGCCGTGGCGTCTCGCGGTCGGCGCCGACCTGGCGCTGCCCGAGGTGACCGGTCCTTCGCTGCCCGACTCGCCGCTGACCGGTGAGTACCTTGGCCGGCTGCAGCTCGCCGCCACCGAGGACGCGGAGCTGGCGACGGCCTTGATCCGGGTGATGGGTCTGGTGGATCCGCCGCCGATGCTGCTGCGGCCCGACGTCGTCGAGCGGGTCATGGCCGCGCCGGTGGGCACGGGCGGCTGA
- a CDS encoding DJ-1/PfpI family protein, translated as MKNVVLYATDTMSDWEYGYLVAGLAMAEAQMPGRYRLRVLGAPGKQTVRTLGGLGLLVDGAVTEAAIADTAVLVLPGAETWESGHEEVLDLARRCLAAGVPVAGICGATFGLARIGLLDDRAHTSNAPEFLAASGYGGASRYREEKTVVDRQLITAPATAPVDFARAVFEALELFPAPIIEAWHGLYTTGERRYFDQLMGAGA; from the coding sequence ATGAAGAACGTCGTGCTGTACGCCACCGACACCATGTCCGACTGGGAGTACGGCTACCTGGTCGCGGGCCTGGCGATGGCCGAGGCGCAGATGCCAGGGCGGTACCGCCTGCGGGTCCTCGGCGCCCCCGGCAAGCAGACTGTCCGCACGCTGGGTGGTCTGGGCCTGCTCGTGGACGGTGCCGTCACCGAGGCCGCGATCGCCGACACCGCGGTCCTCGTCCTGCCCGGCGCCGAGACCTGGGAGTCCGGCCACGAGGAGGTTCTCGACCTGGCCAGGCGCTGCCTGGCGGCGGGCGTTCCGGTGGCCGGGATCTGCGGGGCGACGTTCGGGCTGGCACGCATCGGGCTGCTCGACGACCGCGCGCACACCAGCAACGCGCCGGAGTTCCTGGCAGCGTCCGGCTACGGCGGTGCCTCCCGGTACCGGGAGGAGAAGACGGTGGTCGACCGCCAGCTCATCACCGCACCGGCAACCGCGCCGGTCGACTTCGCCCGCGCGGTCTTCGAGGCGCTGGAACTGTTCCCCGCCCCGATCATCGAGGCCTGGCACGGCCTCTACACCACCGGCGAGCGACGCTACTTCGACCAGCTCATGGGTGCGGGCGCGTGA